A genomic stretch from Mastacembelus armatus chromosome 12, fMasArm1.2, whole genome shotgun sequence includes:
- the LOC113124797 gene encoding uncharacterized protein LOC113124797, with translation MNLYRSFGNFMEAWVTEGSQSSDLDVIGNNDEDSPVFSSDTRPNLYFDSVDSGVETAGSDTSSPATSCLVSADNAETDAFIPQREGDRLTPASTSQSPVLPSPMPSSSSSSSPLHCPSSAQEDANMLHLKVEQALKRTGSKCVKGNSGPLEDALRRQSRASLQPRRHISEIVRVQRSPSLGAHRTVKSSVPARQMSEMRRQSTSVSFDKQRSEEERKDLSPGLRYLEQVCQMLEEIARQQMDNRALQMERNGLWGHEDMQAPHTFHSDSTGSQGDRSSCQKLENAEFSITKPQCEKDNSQRNCRQRSLSDTSIATQHLRKLNVHCRGQHLITDGLLDKANENQEKQESKKEKRNRPYKYWKLRFWSLRKESAMSQQMQSSEKTSGQQRLNQLFRRRKNAVPE, from the exons ATGAATCTCTACAGGAGCTTCGGAAACTTTATGGAGGCCTGGGTAACTGAAGGAAGCCAGAGTTCTGACTTAGACGTGATTGGAAATAACGATGAAGACTCTCCTGTATTTTCCTCCGACACAAGGCCAAACTTGTACTTTGACTCAGTGGACTCTGGAGTGGAGACAGCTGGCTCGGACACATCCTCCCCTGCGACTTCCTGCTTGGTTTCAGCAGATAATGCAGAAACAGATGCATTTATACCACAAAGAGAAGGAGACCGACTCACTCCAGCCTCAACATCACAGTCACCTGTTCTCCCCTCTCCCAtgccttcctcttcctcctcttcatccccaCTCCACTGTCCCAGCAGTGCTCAGGAGGACGCCAACATGTTGCATCTCAAAGTAGAGCAAGCACTAAAGAGGACTGGCTCTAAATGTGTAAAGGGCAACTCAGGGCCCCTGGAGGATGCGCTCAGGCGACAATCTCGAGCATCTTTGCAACCCAGACGGCACATATCGGAAATAGTGAGAGTTCAAAGGTCACCAAGTTTGGGTGCACATAGGACAGTCAAATCATCTGTGCCCGCCAGGCAGATGTCAGAAATGCGTAGACAGTCGACATCAGTGAGCTTTGACAAGCAGAGATCAGAG gaagagaggaaagacCTGAGTCCTGGGCTCCGCTACCTGGAACAGGTGTGCCAGATGTTAGAAGAAATTGCCAGACAACAGATGGACAACCGAGCGTTACAGATGGAGAGGAATGGCCTGTGGGGACATGAGGACATGCAG GCTCCCCACACCTTTCACAGTGACTCTACGGGGTCTCAGGGGGACCGGTCTTCTTGTCAAAAGCTTGAAAATGCAGAGTTCAGTATCACTAAACCTCAGTGTGAGAAGGACAACTCTCAAAGAAATTGTCGTCAGAGATCACTGTCAGACACAAGTATTGCAACACAGCATCTAA GAAAGCTGAATGTGCACTGCAGAGGGCAGCACCTGATTACAGATGGCCTGCTAGACAAGGCAAACGAAAACCAAGAGAAGCAG gagtctaaaaaggaaaaaagaaatagacCTTACAAGTACTGGAAGTTAAGATTTTGGTCTTTGAGAAAAGAGTCTGCAATGAG CCAACAGATGCAGTCATCTGAGAAAACCTCAGGCCAACAACGGCTGAACCAGCTGttcaggaggagaaagaatgccGTGCCAGAATAA
- the cimip2b gene encoding ciliary microtubule inner protein 2B isoform X1 has translation MEEYAPTFSKLLLTPDPHYIPGYVPTSTDENWYAGYCPQLKFNVGKSYGRLTAELLTSPDVKHSDHLVLHAGRTYSTESDPGLTLRGIPDSNLKIMIPGYTGFVPKSQNYFACSYSETCRKALTEFYQERRAKLQQQSADLPVIVNHTNQQFERPKPPVTTISNKVIYKPLKSFTPAGNPYFMEDDNPHKYFISGFTGHVPKSRFLIGKGYPITTNQALIQFQKQQQKDAMFHDIAGRRDSTTCPMPTIYPSNRGVVPSFTGHIPGYRFMYGHTFGQLSQNALEKSGIKRTLQETS, from the exons ATGGAGGAATATGCCCCTACATTTAGCAAACTTCTGCTGACACCTGATCCACATTATATACCGGGGTACGTACCTACTTCAACAGATGAGAATTG GTATGCAGGGTACTGCCCACAGTTGAAGTTCAATGTGGGGAAGTCCTACGGCCGGCTCACAGCCGAGCTGCTGACCAGTCCTGATGTGAAACACTCCGATCATCTGGTCCTCCACGCAGGTCGCACCTACTCCACAGAGTCTGACCCTGGTCTGACACTGAGAGGCATCCCTGACAGTAACTTGAAGATAATGATACCAGGATACACAG gctTCGTTCCAAAAAGTCAGAACTACTTTGCCTGCAGCTACTCTGAAACATGTCGCAAAGCACTGACTGAGTTTTACCAGGAAAGGCGTGCGAAGCTCCAGCAGCAGTCAGCAGACCTGCCAGTCATTGTCAACCACACCAACCAACAGTTTGAA AGACCAAAACCCCCTGTGACAACAATCTCCAACAAAGTGATCTACAAGCCTTTGAAGTCCTTCACCCCTGCTGGAAATCCATATTTCATGGAAGATGATAATCCACACAAGTACTTTATCTCAG GATTTACAGGGCATGTGCCAAAGTCTCGCTTCCTAATTGGCAAAGGTTACCCCATCACCACAAACCAGGCACTGATCCAGtttcaaaagcagcagcagaaggatgCCATGTTCCATGACATCGCAGGGAGGAGGGACAGTACAACATGTCCCATGCCCACTATCTACCCATCAAACAGAGGTGTGGTGCCATCGTTTACAGGACACATCCCAG GATACCGGTTCATGTATGGACATACCTTTGGTCAACTTTCCCAGAATGCACTGGAAAAAAGTGGCATCAAGAGGACCCTTCAGGAAACATCATAG
- the cimip2b gene encoding ciliary microtubule inner protein 2B isoform X3, giving the protein MEEYAPTFSKLLLTPDPHYIPGYVPTSTDENWYAGYCPQLKFNVGKSYGRLTAELLTSPDVKHSDHLVLHAGRTYSTESDPGLTLRGIPDSNLKIMIPGYTGFVPKSQNYFACSYSETCRKALTEFYQERRAKLQQQSADLPVIVNHTNQQFERPKPPVTTISNKVIYKPLKSFTPAGNPYFMEDDNPHKYFISGFTGHVPKSRFLIGKGYPITTNQALIQFQKQQQKDAMFHDIAGRRDSTTCPMPTIYPSNRGYRFMYGHTFGQLSQNALEKSGIKRTLQETS; this is encoded by the exons ATGGAGGAATATGCCCCTACATTTAGCAAACTTCTGCTGACACCTGATCCACATTATATACCGGGGTACGTACCTACTTCAACAGATGAGAATTG GTATGCAGGGTACTGCCCACAGTTGAAGTTCAATGTGGGGAAGTCCTACGGCCGGCTCACAGCCGAGCTGCTGACCAGTCCTGATGTGAAACACTCCGATCATCTGGTCCTCCACGCAGGTCGCACCTACTCCACAGAGTCTGACCCTGGTCTGACACTGAGAGGCATCCCTGACAGTAACTTGAAGATAATGATACCAGGATACACAG gctTCGTTCCAAAAAGTCAGAACTACTTTGCCTGCAGCTACTCTGAAACATGTCGCAAAGCACTGACTGAGTTTTACCAGGAAAGGCGTGCGAAGCTCCAGCAGCAGTCAGCAGACCTGCCAGTCATTGTCAACCACACCAACCAACAGTTTGAA AGACCAAAACCCCCTGTGACAACAATCTCCAACAAAGTGATCTACAAGCCTTTGAAGTCCTTCACCCCTGCTGGAAATCCATATTTCATGGAAGATGATAATCCACACAAGTACTTTATCTCAG GATTTACAGGGCATGTGCCAAAGTCTCGCTTCCTAATTGGCAAAGGTTACCCCATCACCACAAACCAGGCACTGATCCAGtttcaaaagcagcagcagaaggatgCCATGTTCCATGACATCGCAGGGAGGAGGGACAGTACAACATGTCCCATGCCCACTATCTACCCATCAAACAGAG GATACCGGTTCATGTATGGACATACCTTTGGTCAACTTTCCCAGAATGCACTGGAAAAAAGTGGCATCAAGAGGACCCTTCAGGAAACATCATAG
- the LOC113124935 gene encoding liver-expressed antimicrobial peptide 2 codes for MRTLQEKIIILSVFLSLIFAIQVRSLPLAEDWNGLIQRTKRSLLWRWNSMKAVGASCRDHSECGTKYCRKNICSFWTST; via the exons ATGAGGACTCTCCAGGAAAAAATCATtatcctttctgtttttctgtctctgatcTTTGCCATTCAG GTCAGATCCCTGCCTCTGGCTGAAGACTGGAATGGACTAATCCAGCGAACCAAACGATCACTTTTGTGGCGTTGGAACAGCATGAAGGCGGTTGGTGCCAGCTGCAGGGATCACTCAGAGTGCGGCACAAAATACTGCAG GAAAAATATTTGTTCCTTTTGGACCTCCACCTAA
- the cimip2b gene encoding ciliary microtubule inner protein 2B isoform X2, whose amino-acid sequence MEEYAPTFSKLLLTPDPHYIPGYAGYCPQLKFNVGKSYGRLTAELLTSPDVKHSDHLVLHAGRTYSTESDPGLTLRGIPDSNLKIMIPGYTGFVPKSQNYFACSYSETCRKALTEFYQERRAKLQQQSADLPVIVNHTNQQFERPKPPVTTISNKVIYKPLKSFTPAGNPYFMEDDNPHKYFISGFTGHVPKSRFLIGKGYPITTNQALIQFQKQQQKDAMFHDIAGRRDSTTCPMPTIYPSNRGVVPSFTGHIPGYRFMYGHTFGQLSQNALEKSGIKRTLQETS is encoded by the exons ATGGAGGAATATGCCCCTACATTTAGCAAACTTCTGCTGACACCTGATCCACATTATATACCGGG GTATGCAGGGTACTGCCCACAGTTGAAGTTCAATGTGGGGAAGTCCTACGGCCGGCTCACAGCCGAGCTGCTGACCAGTCCTGATGTGAAACACTCCGATCATCTGGTCCTCCACGCAGGTCGCACCTACTCCACAGAGTCTGACCCTGGTCTGACACTGAGAGGCATCCCTGACAGTAACTTGAAGATAATGATACCAGGATACACAG gctTCGTTCCAAAAAGTCAGAACTACTTTGCCTGCAGCTACTCTGAAACATGTCGCAAAGCACTGACTGAGTTTTACCAGGAAAGGCGTGCGAAGCTCCAGCAGCAGTCAGCAGACCTGCCAGTCATTGTCAACCACACCAACCAACAGTTTGAA AGACCAAAACCCCCTGTGACAACAATCTCCAACAAAGTGATCTACAAGCCTTTGAAGTCCTTCACCCCTGCTGGAAATCCATATTTCATGGAAGATGATAATCCACACAAGTACTTTATCTCAG GATTTACAGGGCATGTGCCAAAGTCTCGCTTCCTAATTGGCAAAGGTTACCCCATCACCACAAACCAGGCACTGATCCAGtttcaaaagcagcagcagaaggatgCCATGTTCCATGACATCGCAGGGAGGAGGGACAGTACAACATGTCCCATGCCCACTATCTACCCATCAAACAGAGGTGTGGTGCCATCGTTTACAGGACACATCCCAG GATACCGGTTCATGTATGGACATACCTTTGGTCAACTTTCCCAGAATGCACTGGAAAAAAGTGGCATCAAGAGGACCCTTCAGGAAACATCATAG
- the rnf208 gene encoding RING finger protein 208, whose amino-acid sequence MSCLRRQPVTIPMDTVKIIQSEKFPRECPVPVTQPRYAPPPRVAWDGGGEGEIIVNQACSDLTLDIAGSPRPMVSPPPPVMRREQSFLAQRKTSANEICYHQFHYNMEDVIVNQYVLRSSSTSSSTSSSSSGPVMPCEPLDCPTCGHTYNFAGKRPRILSCLHSVCEECLQILYESCPKYKFISCPTCRRETVLFTDYGLAALAINTSILSRLPSDPNGPVQWGGDADRSCYQTVRQYCQSACTCQITNPLSSCGIM is encoded by the coding sequence ATGTCCTGCCTCAGGCGTCAGCCCGTCACTATCCCCATGGACACCGTCAAGATCATCCAGTCGGAGAAGTTCCCCAGAGAGTGCCCTGTGCCCGTCACCCAGCCACGCTATGCCCCACCACCCAGAGTGGCGTGGGACGGTGGAGGTGAAGGTGAAATCATTGTCAACCAGGCCTGCAGTGACTTGACTTTGGACATTGCAGGGTCTCCCCGGCCGATGGTGTCCCCCCCGCCCCCCGTGATGCGCAGGGAGCAGAGCTTCCTGGCGCAGCGCAAAACCAGTGCCAACGAAATCTGCTACCACCAGTTCCACTACAACATGGAAGACGTCATAGTCAACCAGTACGTGCTGcgctcctcctccacctcctcctccacttcttcttcctcctcggGACCCGTCATGCCCTGTGAGCCCCTGGACTGTCCCACCTGTGGTCACACCTACAACTTTGCTGGCAAGCGTCCACGTATCCTCTCCTGCCTGCACTCAGTGTGTGAGGAGTGCCTGCAGATCCTCTACGAGTCCTGTCCCAAGTACAAGTTCATCTCCTGCCCTACGTGCCGGCGTGAGACGGTGCTGTTCACTGACTATGGCCTGGCTGCTCTGGCCATCAACACCAGCATCCTGAGCCGTTTGCCCTCTGACCCCAACGGGCCCGTGCAGTGGGGCGGAGACGCCGACCGCAGCTGCTACCAGACTGTGCGCCAGTACTGCCAGTCAGCCTGCACCTGCCAGATCACCAACCCCTTGTCCTCCTGTGGCATCATGTAG
- the LOC113124726 gene encoding iporin: protein MIEASSLSGDTLIACHFPVVQLPTWQLPVQALCSSAKRPGRLCPVGLTRAVSLPEQDSLSREHAFTGGRRQFFSSYSSLNEDRAEEEGASDSSGRCDSTSSPEETSSHLKKETSGVRGNLRSHNSFLPNTQLDEDDEDEDSDGDNLHRYHEDSSFVLHGNSSWSLSNGTRNFTLSHGDMDREWGNQMTMLLSESDQEWLSNQDNQLDSLHTDCQCFHVNRSGITVMACGEQDSDRLKDNMSCCIHSQHKCSPEPLSNSHAENVSDSSCNSSDGVLVNFCTIYNKSNNPATPLDLSSPAVPPSQSSEGSVFLNLQPFPHTLTEDLQHDNMAVSTLPKEEADMAPASSPWSPQGLDSNRNLYSLEPLPPGLSSSLEMSDLTACLQSQAPLTMGTNQKYYKLVTCDLSSQSPSPAWSSLTSCPEGQSRSSPFPPPEHLFIHHKKEGEHKEVKKEKNDQQTESSFCSQQCNTRFDCSQYQSYDYQVATTSADKPFCRKKHTDSIQNLLLCPSQCSPHSSKSQDTRTASTQPSVTLEQEQSDTNSTEEGACSLENSTVRYSKAQRPTSLPIQPFILIPTGKAQSQAQELSCLLEQYVNQKSSKCHSSQPGFKFKGKRSQCFFHLEPSPRGSQCPIFLEAPSSSDTCSTCTPSPECFSRRHTWSQSSRSQGCQTPCTSKSSLEPFHTSPKHGLVQDKTFLNLISSTNQSNLVKIPTYHDLINLTPEQSYAKTEPKSPHQSQTYTSYHPIFSHSPPTLPVTTDTHHPNASLQPENKSSLYQAAPAAESGFFHASFTAALSSAAPLSSLSSLLSLAASGLHPQKMQDSTGLSGKQSQSQHSESLILSDRPPTEFCLSPDTLYESMSISHLQRRGLLRSVSRAVDLIMAHFGSSRDPEEKVRLGNSSWSPTIGGLVLEHLCPTIQNILEDGLRDHKLDLIVGQRRNHSWSVVEVSTRMGPSTRVLHSLVSKIRQCPQLTSHCMRLRAFIMGLLNLRALEFWLSHLHSQKDVVTTYYHSWGFLSMSLGRCQPLFQELLLLLQPLSVLPFNLNLLLEPRLLRPEQQGISPPLPCSSLLVTSWPQLQAEGNTVSSKSGQQTKISHQTGLYHDESLSPLNSSHIKQQCGGMQPTRSPLLAPIHLTAGMPEGEDCSHNYANTWSHISMDSRQEEKSREKENETSNESTYVQAKKPCQGGLRWAKLFGAAANVTRAETVSQSHAGAQTRRRPSEWLHLDRSQLGLLAQSIRSMKLAGGQTDKNSDY from the exons ATGATTGAAGCATCCAGTCTCTCAGGGGACACCTTGATAGCGTGCCACTTCCCTGTCGTTCAGCTTCCCACATGGCAACTTCCTGTCCAGGCCTTGTGCAGCTCAGCCAAGAGGCCTGGCCGTTTGTGTCCAGTAGGCCTGACCCGAGCCGTGTCCCTTCCAGAGCAAGACTCGCTCAGTCGAGAGCATGCCTTCACTGGCGGCAGAAGACAGTTTTTCAGTAGCTACAGTAGTCTCAATGAGGACCGAGCAGAAGAGGAGGGGGCCAGCGACAGCAGTGGGAGATGCGACTCCACCTCGTCACCAGAGGAGACAAGCTCCCATCTGAAGAAGGAAACCTCTGGAGTGAGAGGCAATCTGCGGTCACACAACTCATTCCTTCCTAACACACAGCTAGATGAGGATGACGAAGATGAAGATAGTGACGGAGATAATCTGCACAGATATCATGAGGATTCATCTTTTGTATTGCATGGAAATTCCAGTTGGTCATTAAGTAATGGTACCAGAAATTTTACACTGTCCCATGGGGACATGGACCGTGAGTGGGGAAACCAAATGACCATGTTGCTCAGTGAGAGTGACCAAGAGTGGCTCTCTAACCAGGATAACCAGCTGGACTCACTGCACACTGACTGCCAGTGCTTTCATGTGAACAGATCCGGCATTACAGTGATGGCTTGTGGAGAGCAGGACTCAGACAGACTGAAGGATAACATGTCCTGCTGCATCCACAGCCAACACAAATGTTCCCCAGAGCCACTGTCCAACAGTCACGCAGAGAATGTCAGTGACTCCTCCTGTAACAGCTCTGATGGCGTGCTGGTTAACTTCTGCACTATCtacaacaaaagcaataacCCTGCCACACCTCTTGACCTCAGCAGTCCAGCAGTTCCTCCCTCTCAGTCATCAGAGGGATCTGTGTTTCTCAACCTCCAACCTTTTCCCCACACTCTGACCGAGGACCTCCAACATGACAACATGGCAGTTTCCACTCTACCAAAAGAGGAGGCTGACATGGCTCCTGCTTCTTCTCCCTGGTCTCCTCAGGGCCTTGACTCTAACCGCAATCTTTACTCGCTGGAGCCGCTTCCCCCGggtctctcctcctctctggagATGTCCGACCTTACTGCCTGTCTCCAAAGCCAGGCCCCACTCACCATGGGGACCAACCAAAAGTACTACAAGCTTGTGACTTGTGACCTCTCCTCCCAGTCACCCAGCCCAGCCTGGTCCAGTCTGACCAGCTGTCCAGAGGGTCAGAGCAGGAGCAGCCCCTTCCCTCCCCCTGAGCACCTCTTCATTCATCATAAGAAAGAAGGAGAACACAAAGAGGTCAAGAAG GAGAAAAATGATCAGCAGACAGAAAGCAGCTTCTGCTCACAACAGTGCAACACTAGGTTTGACTGCTCCCAGTATCAGTCCTATGATTACCAGGTTGCCACCACCTCCGCTGACAAACCCTTCTGCAGGAAGAAACATACAGACAGCATCCAGAACCTCTTGCTGTGTCCCAGCCAGTGTAGCCCACATAGCAGTAAAAGCCAAGACACAAGGACTGCATCCACACAGCCATCTGTGACCCTGGAACAGGAGCAGAGCGATACCAACTCTACTGAGGAGG GTGCATGTTCATTGGAAAATTCAACCGTGCGCTACAGTAAAGCCCAGAGGCCAACTTCACTGCCCATTCAGCCCTTCATTCTAATTCCCACAGGCAAAGCCCAGTCCCAGGCTCAGGAACTTAGCTGTCTGCTGGAGCAATATGTAAATCAAAAGAGCAGTAAGTGTCATAGCTCCCAACCAGGCTTCAAGTTTAAGGGCAAGAGGAGTCAGTGCTTTTTTCATCTTGAGCCATCACCAAGGGGCAGCCAATGCCCCATTTTTCTGGAAGCTCCTTCGAGCTCTGATACCTGTTCCACCTGCACTCCGAGCCCTGAGTGCTTCAGCCGCAGACACACATGGAGCCAGTCCAGCAGAAGCCAAGGTTGCCAAACTCCATGTACATCAAAAAGCAGTCTGGAACCATTTCACACCAGCCCAAAGCATGGACTGGTTCAAGACAAAACTTTTTTAAATCTGATCTCATCCACAAATCAATCCAACCTTGTTAAAATTCCTACTTACCATGACCTTATTAACCTCACCCCTGAGCAGAGTTATGCCAAAACAGAGCCCAAAAGTCCCCATCAATCCCAGACCTACACATCCTACCATCCAATATTCTCTCATTCACCACCCACTTTACCTGTAACCACTGACACCCATCACCCAAATGCCTCATTACAACCAGAAAATAAGTCCTCACTATACCAAGCTGCACCTGCAGCTGAATCTGGCTTTTTTCATGCTAGTTTTACAGCTGCCCTCTCCtcagcagctcctctctcctctttgaGTTCTCTCCTGTCCCTGGCTGCTTCTGGGCTGCATCCACAGAAAATGCAGGACTCTACTGGGCTCAGTGGGAAGCAGAGCCAGAGTCAGCACAGTGAATCTCTGATCCTGAGTGACAGGCCGCCCACAGAGTTCTGCCTCTCGCCCGATACATTGTATGAATCGATGTCTATCAGCCATCTTCAGAGGAGAG GTTTGCTGAGGTCTGTGAGCAGGGCAGTGGATTTGATCATGGCTCATTTTGGCAGCAGCAGAGACCCTGAAGAAAAG GTACGTCTGGGTAACAGTTCTTGGAGTCCCACAATCGGTGGTCTGGTCCTGGAACATTTGTGCCCAACTATCCAGAATATTTTAGAGGACGGTCTTAGGGATCACAAACTGGATCTTATCGTTGGGCAGCGGCGTAACCACTCCTGGAGCGTGGTGGAAGTCTCTACTAGGATGG GTCCATCCACCAGGGTCCTCCACAGCCTGGTTTCCAAAATAAGACAGTGTCCGCAGCTCACTAGCCACTGCATGAGACTGAGAGCCTTCATTATGGGTTTGCTCAA ctTGAGAGCTTTGGAATTCTGGCTCAGTCACCTCCACAGCCAAAAAG ATGTGGTTACAACTTATTACCATTCTTGGGGCTTCCTGTCCATGTCACTGGGTCGGTGTCAGCCCTTGTTTCAGGAGCTGTTGCTTTTGCTGCAGCCGCTCTCTGTGCTGCCCTTTAATCTCAACTTACTCCTGGAGCCCAGACTGTTACGCCCTGAGCAGCAGGGTATTTCTCCACCTCTACCATGCTCATCCCTCCTAGTGACCAGCTGGCCACAACTGCAAGCCGAAGGAAATACGGTCAGCAGCAAGAGTGGTCAGCAAACTAAGATTTCGCACCAGACAGGTCTGTATCATGACGAGTCACTCAGTCCTCTGAATTCAAGTCACATCAAACAGCAATGTGGGGGCATGCAGCCCACCAGGAGTCCACTGTTAGCTCCTATCCACCTTACGGCAGGTATGCCTGAAGGGGAGGACTGTAGCCACAATTATGCAAATACTTGGTCTCATATTAGTATGGACAGCAGGCAagaggagaagagcagagagaaagaaaatgagaccTCAAATGAGTCAACTTATGTCCAGGCAAAGAAGCCTTGTCAGGGTGGTCTGCGCTGGGCCAAACTGTTCGGAGCAGCTGCTAATGTCACCAGAGCAGAGACAGTTTCTCAGAGTCACGCTGGAGCACAAACCAGAAG GCGACCATCAGAGTGGCTTCATTTGGACAGATCCCAGCTTGGATTGTTGGCTCAGTCCATCAGGTCAATGAAGCTAGCAGGAGGTCAGACTGACAAAAACAGTGACTACTGA